The Metabacillus sediminilitoris genome window below encodes:
- the fba gene encoding class II fructose-1,6-bisphosphate aldolase gives MPLVTTEKMLIDAQKEGYAVGAFNVENLEMVQAVVEAADELRSPVILQTSAKTVQYANFSYFHSLVKAAADGVSVPVALHLDHGDSFKLAMQALRAGYTSIMIDGSKESYEENICLSKRVVDACAPSKISVEAELGKVGGKEDDIDGGEGGLTEPLEAKEFVDRTNVTSLAVAIGTLHGVYKGVPNLDLERLSEIRKVVSVPLVLHGGSGLSEESIKECIKRGICKVNYATELRIAFTEGVKKALSDTPNIIDPKKFTGAGRDMVKQMAMDKIKTCGSVGKAIVPTV, from the coding sequence ATGCCATTAGTTACTACGGAAAAAATGTTGATAGATGCTCAAAAAGAGGGTTATGCAGTAGGTGCATTTAATGTGGAAAATTTAGAAATGGTTCAGGCTGTTGTTGAAGCTGCAGATGAATTAAGATCACCTGTTATTCTGCAGACATCTGCTAAAACTGTTCAATATGCAAATTTTTCTTATTTTCACTCGCTTGTGAAGGCAGCAGCAGATGGGGTAAGTGTTCCAGTTGCTCTTCATTTAGATCATGGGGACAGCTTTAAATTGGCAATGCAGGCCTTAAGAGCAGGTTATACATCGATTATGATCGATGGCTCTAAAGAATCTTACGAGGAAAATATTTGTTTGTCTAAAAGGGTTGTAGATGCCTGTGCTCCTTCTAAAATCTCTGTTGAAGCTGAACTAGGTAAAGTAGGCGGTAAAGAAGATGATATCGATGGGGGAGAGGGTGGATTAACAGAACCTTTAGAGGCAAAAGAATTTGTTGATCGAACAAATGTAACCTCTTTAGCAGTAGCTATTGGAACATTACATGGCGTATACAAAGGTGTGCCAAATCTCGATTTAGAGCGGTTAAGTGAGATCAGAAAGGTCGTCAGTGTACCTTTAGTATTGCATGGCGGATCTGGCTTATCCGAAGAATCGATCAAGGAATGTATCAAAAGAGGGATTTGTAAGGTGAATTATGCGACTGAGCTCCGAATTGCCTTTACAGAGGGCGTAAAGAAGGCATTATCGGATACACCGAATATCATTGATCCGAAAAAGTTTACAGGTGCGGGCAGAGACATGGTCAAACAAATGGCGATGGACAAAATCAAAACTTGTGGCTCTGTTGGAAAAGCAATAGTACCAACGGTATAA
- a CDS encoding galactitol-1-phosphate 5-dehydrogenase codes for MKAGVLYAREKLKYEDIPTPSPKAGQVLIKVKYTGICGSDLPRVNGDASHYYPNVLGHEFSGIIAEVGEGVESLKVGDKVAGVPLIPCFSCEDCQKGDYALCKHYSFVGSRQFGSFAEYVVVPEKNAVKFDNSISYEHGAFFEPITVALHGLNRLDYKPGGTVAILGGGTIGLFTMQWAKIFGARKVVVFDINDERLELAKKYGADECINTLEKGFIEQAKFLTDGRGFDYVYETAGSTVTMKMAFELVANKGGVCLIGTPTRAISFNVEEWENLNRKEFNLTGSWMSYSAEFPGKEWELTAHYIHTGEFKLDDTFIFKKIPLSEIADAFEMYKTPGLVKAKILIDSEK; via the coding sequence ATGAAGGCGGGAGTGCTTTACGCAAGAGAGAAATTGAAATATGAGGACATTCCAACGCCCTCTCCTAAGGCAGGGCAAGTATTGATCAAAGTAAAATATACGGGTATTTGCGGTTCTGACCTTCCAAGGGTTAATGGGGATGCTTCGCATTACTATCCGAATGTTTTAGGGCATGAATTTTCTGGTATCATTGCTGAGGTTGGAGAGGGTGTAGAAAGCTTAAAAGTGGGAGATAAGGTTGCAGGAGTACCTCTCATACCATGTTTTAGCTGTGAAGATTGCCAAAAAGGAGATTATGCTCTTTGCAAGCATTATAGCTTTGTAGGTTCACGACAGTTTGGTAGTTTTGCAGAATACGTGGTTGTACCCGAAAAAAATGCCGTTAAGTTTGATAACTCGATAAGCTATGAACATGGGGCCTTTTTTGAACCGATCACGGTCGCCTTACATGGGTTAAATCGCTTAGATTATAAACCTGGTGGTACAGTGGCCATTTTAGGTGGGGGAACTATCGGTTTATTCACAATGCAATGGGCAAAGATCTTTGGGGCAAGGAAAGTTGTGGTATTTGATATAAACGATGAACGATTGGAGCTTGCCAAAAAATATGGAGCAGACGAGTGCATTAATACGTTAGAAAAAGGCTTTATTGAACAGGCCAAATTCTTAACCGATGGCAGAGGATTTGATTATGTTTACGAAACTGCTGGAAGTACCGTTACGATGAAAATGGCATTTGAGCTAGTGGCAAATAAAGGCGGTGTCTGTTTAATTGGAACTCCTACAAGAGCAATATCGTTTAACGTAGAGGAATGGGAAAATTTAAATCGAAAGGAATTCAACTTAACAGGCTCATGGATGTCTTACAGCGCGGAATTCCCGGGTAAAGAGTGGGAGCTAACTGCCCATTACATCCATACTGGTGAGTTTAAATTGGATGATACTTTTATTTTTAAAAAGATTCCTTTAAGTGAAATAGCCGATGCATTTGAAATGTACAAAACACCTGGTCTTGTAAAAGCAAAAATATTGATTGATAGTGAAAAATAA
- a CDS encoding NAD(P)H-dependent flavin oxidoreductase has translation MRFNKKGNLCEILDIEYPIIQAGMAGGATTVELVASVSETGALGTLGAAYMKTEDIKDAIRSIKKRTNRVFAVNLFCTSMEDDFSRMKEVQTVLNPFRVKLMVKNPDETKKTPDDFEKQFQMVIEENVPVISTAFGILPPDKMKLAKTRGVKVVTMVTTVQEAIIAERAGADVIVAQGSDAGGHRSTFDIKKHPNGANIGTFSLIPQVVDHVTIPVVAAGGIMDGRGMLAAMALGAEGIQMGTQFLTSKESGIHRLYKEALHKSTEESTVITKSFSGRPARGIKNEFISQYESSGVKPLPFPSQNTLTADIRKGAAEQNNTDYMSLWSGQGTRLLKADRTAECIIREVISEMEEVLRVLNGR, from the coding sequence ATGCGATTTAATAAGAAAGGGAATCTCTGTGAAATCCTAGATATTGAGTATCCAATCATACAAGCTGGAATGGCAGGGGGAGCTACAACAGTGGAGCTAGTAGCAAGTGTCTCCGAAACAGGAGCACTTGGTACTTTAGGTGCTGCGTATATGAAGACAGAAGACATAAAGGATGCAATAAGGAGCATCAAAAAACGGACGAATCGTGTCTTTGCTGTTAATCTGTTTTGTACGTCAATGGAGGATGATTTTTCACGTATGAAAGAGGTACAGACAGTTTTAAATCCATTCCGTGTAAAGCTGATGGTTAAGAATCCGGATGAGACAAAGAAAACTCCAGACGATTTTGAAAAACAGTTCCAAATGGTGATTGAAGAAAACGTTCCTGTTATTAGTACAGCATTTGGAATCCTTCCACCTGATAAAATGAAATTGGCCAAAACTAGAGGAGTTAAGGTTGTGACTATGGTTACAACCGTTCAAGAAGCGATAATTGCTGAAAGAGCTGGGGCAGATGTAATTGTTGCACAAGGTAGTGATGCCGGTGGACATAGAAGCACATTTGATATCAAGAAGCATCCGAATGGAGCAAATATCGGTACTTTTTCATTGATTCCTCAAGTAGTCGATCATGTAACAATACCGGTTGTTGCTGCAGGAGGAATCATGGATGGAAGAGGTATGCTGGCTGCTATGGCTTTAGGGGCAGAAGGAATCCAAATGGGAACACAATTTCTTACAAGTAAAGAGTCTGGGATACACCGTTTATACAAAGAAGCCCTACACAAAAGTACAGAAGAAAGTACAGTCATAACAAAAAGCTTCTCGGGACGCCCTGCTAGAGGGATAAAAAATGAATTTATTTCACAATACGAAAGCTCTGGTGTCAAGCCATTACCATTTCCGAGTCAAAATACGTTAACAGCTGATATTCGAAAAGGAGCTGCAGAGCAAAATAATACTGACTACATGTCATTATGGTCAGGACAAGGGACTAGATTATTAAAGGCAGATAGAACAGCGGAATGCATTATTCGTGAAGTAATTTCTGAAATGGAAGAAGTTTTAAGGGTTTTAAATGGGAGATAA
- a CDS encoding GntR family transcriptional regulator has translation MVLLKNVRLDKSVPIPLYFQLKELILSEIKEGNYKIGSLIPTENELSEMFGISRTTVRQAITELVQEGWLYRVKSKGTYVSKPKIEQSFIQALGSFNDQIAELGRTPSTELLDFEVIVAPDEVAKELKLKPNEKVVYIHRKRFADEDPIVMVKTYLPFNKCKFVLNHDLEKESLYPVLALHDDTQIYKIRRFIEAVEAEDYDIENLNISSDKAIQQFLSIGYNVYDEPIEYSLARYRGDRNRFEVIISANSQK, from the coding sequence ATGGTCTTATTGAAAAATGTACGACTGGATAAATCGGTACCAATACCATTATATTTTCAACTAAAAGAACTAATTCTATCAGAAATCAAAGAAGGTAATTATAAGATTGGGAGTCTGATTCCTACAGAAAATGAATTGAGTGAGATGTTTGGGATTAGCCGTACGACCGTAAGGCAAGCAATAACAGAACTTGTTCAAGAGGGCTGGCTGTACCGTGTGAAAAGTAAAGGAACATATGTATCCAAGCCTAAAATTGAACAAAGTTTCATTCAGGCTTTAGGTTCTTTTAATGACCAAATTGCAGAATTAGGGAGAACTCCAAGCACAGAGCTTCTTGATTTTGAAGTGATTGTTGCTCCTGATGAAGTGGCAAAAGAGCTTAAATTAAAACCAAATGAAAAGGTAGTCTACATTCATCGTAAACGCTTTGCTGATGAAGATCCGATTGTCATGGTAAAGACATATCTTCCATTTAACAAGTGCAAGTTTGTTTTGAATCATGATTTAGAAAAAGAGTCATTGTATCCTGTATTAGCATTACATGATGATACACAGATATATAAAATCCGCCGTTTCATAGAAGCTGTAGAGGCAGAAGATTATGATATTGAAAATTTAAATATTAGCAGTGATAAGGCAATACAGCAATTTCTTTCAATTGGTTACAACGTATATGACGAACCGATTGAATACTCATTAGCGAGATATCGGGGAGACCGAAACAGGTTTGAGGTAATAATCTCAGCCAATTCACAGAAATAG
- a CDS encoding xylulokinase, with product MTKLLLGIDIGTSACKIAIFTKNGEVLAQSNQEYPIYYPHAGWVEQNPDEWWSSVCIGIKESIAKAGINSSQIVGIGIAGQGWSAIPVDMEGNCLSNTPIWMDTRAKEIAERVTNEIGADRIFEVAGNSFLPAYTTPKLLWFKETMPEIYEKTDKFLQSNSYIGMKLTGVMSSDKCQNYGVHFYNTKTFTYDETLAESMGLSIDKVPDIYQCHDIIGRVTKEAAELTSLAEGTPVVAGGLDAACGTLGAGVYLPKQTQIQGGQAGGMSICEDQPIAHPKLIFSPHVVPDLWLLQGGTVGGGGVLRWFKQELGAGQSFDELTALAEEVPPGSEGVTFLPYMSGERAPIWSPDAKGVFYGLSFDKTKGHMVRAALEGVAFSVQHNLKVAEEAGVNIHELDLRAMGGVANSELWVQIYADVTGCKITVPASDTATTLGAALLAGVGVGMYKDFEEAVEETVQITRIQEPHMENNEMYKKSLAFYLALYESLKHTFSQSTMNKGGTFDNEGGSALRKREIEI from the coding sequence ATGACAAAACTACTATTAGGAATCGATATCGGAACCTCCGCGTGTAAAATTGCTATTTTCACTAAAAATGGCGAGGTGTTAGCTCAATCTAATCAAGAATACCCGATTTACTATCCACATGCAGGCTGGGTGGAACAGAATCCTGATGAATGGTGGAGCAGTGTTTGTATCGGAATTAAAGAAAGTATTGCGAAAGCAGGAATTAACTCCTCGCAAATTGTTGGAATCGGAATTGCGGGACAAGGTTGGTCCGCGATACCTGTCGATATGGAAGGTAATTGTTTATCGAACACGCCTATTTGGATGGACACACGTGCAAAAGAAATTGCTGAGCGTGTAACGAATGAAATCGGTGCAGACAGGATTTTTGAAGTCGCTGGTAACTCCTTTTTACCAGCCTATACGACCCCTAAACTGTTATGGTTTAAAGAAACAATGCCTGAAATTTATGAGAAAACGGATAAGTTTTTACAGAGTAATAGTTATATCGGAATGAAACTAACCGGTGTGATGTCATCAGATAAATGTCAAAACTATGGGGTTCATTTTTACAATACAAAAACCTTTACTTATGATGAAACACTTGCGGAATCAATGGGATTATCGATCGATAAGGTGCCTGATATCTATCAATGCCACGATATTATAGGGAGAGTGACGAAAGAGGCAGCCGAACTTACTTCCTTAGCAGAAGGGACACCGGTTGTTGCTGGCGGACTTGATGCAGCTTGTGGAACATTAGGTGCAGGTGTTTATCTTCCAAAGCAAACCCAGATCCAAGGAGGGCAGGCAGGAGGAATGAGCATTTGTGAAGATCAGCCGATTGCTCATCCTAAGTTAATTTTTAGTCCTCATGTCGTTCCAGACTTGTGGTTATTACAAGGAGGAACCGTTGGCGGCGGCGGAGTTTTACGATGGTTTAAACAAGAGTTAGGGGCTGGCCAATCCTTTGATGAGTTAACAGCCTTAGCAGAGGAAGTTCCACCAGGGTCAGAAGGAGTTACTTTTCTTCCTTATATGTCCGGTGAACGAGCACCGATTTGGAGTCCTGATGCAAAGGGCGTCTTCTATGGTTTGAGTTTTGATAAGACAAAAGGACATATGGTACGCGCAGCATTAGAAGGTGTTGCTTTTTCCGTACAACATAATCTTAAAGTGGCGGAAGAAGCGGGCGTTAATATTCATGAACTAGATTTAAGAGCCATGGGTGGCGTAGCAAACAGCGAATTATGGGTGCAAATTTATGCAGATGTAACCGGATGTAAAATTACTGTACCAGCTTCTGATACAGCAACAACACTTGGGGCTGCTCTGTTGGCGGGAGTAGGTGTGGGAATGTATAAGGATTTTGAAGAAGCTGTTGAGGAAACGGTGCAAATAACACGCATTCAAGAACCTCATATGGAAAACAATGAAATGTATAAAAAGTCATTGGCATTTTACTTAGCGTTATATGAAAGTTTAAAACATACTTTCAGCCAATCAACAATGAATAAAGGAGGGACTTTTGACAATGAAGGCGGGAGTGCTTTACGCAAGAGAGAAATTGAAATATGA
- a CDS encoding dicarboxylate/amino acid:cation symporter → MKINFKNLTVQVIIGILLGITVGFIFPEFGAQLKVLADIFIKLIKMVIAPIIFFTIVIGIGSMGDLKKVGRIGGKALLYFEIVTTFALAIGILVVSIIQPGNGFNTSGAEGADVSEYTTQAEESSHGMMDFIMSIVPENAVAALAGGELLPILFFAVLFGLATASLGEKAAPVISLFEKLTDIFFAIVNMVMKMSPIAAFGAMAYTIGNFGLGSLVSLGKLMGSVYITMFLFIVIILGAIAKYYKFNIFSFIKYIKEEILLVLGTSSSESALPKLMQKLERYGCSKSVVGLVVPTGYSFNLDGTSIYLSMAAVFIAQAYGIDLTIWQLATLLGVLMLTSKGAAGVTGSGFITLAATLAAFPMIPVEGMALILGVDRFMSEARAITNLIGNGVATVVVSKMENEFDPDGYVEKEDEVDSPTIESSVHMVAK, encoded by the coding sequence ATGAAAATAAATTTTAAAAATTTAACTGTTCAAGTTATTATCGGTATTCTACTTGGAATTACGGTTGGTTTTATCTTTCCGGAGTTTGGAGCACAGCTAAAGGTATTGGCTGATATTTTTATCAAGTTAATTAAAATGGTGATTGCACCAATTATTTTCTTTACAATTGTAATTGGAATTGGAAGTATGGGAGATTTAAAGAAGGTTGGGAGAATCGGGGGAAAGGCCTTACTTTATTTTGAAATTGTTACAACATTTGCATTGGCGATCGGAATACTAGTTGTTTCAATCATTCAACCAGGAAACGGTTTTAATACAAGTGGGGCTGAAGGAGCGGATGTCTCTGAGTACACGACACAAGCAGAAGAATCAAGTCATGGAATGATGGACTTTATTATGAGTATCGTACCTGAAAATGCAGTTGCAGCATTAGCTGGAGGAGAGTTACTGCCAATCCTATTCTTTGCGGTATTATTCGGTCTAGCAACAGCTTCATTAGGTGAAAAAGCAGCTCCTGTCATATCTTTATTTGAAAAATTAACAGATATTTTCTTCGCAATTGTTAATATGGTCATGAAAATGTCTCCAATTGCAGCGTTTGGGGCAATGGCTTATACAATTGGCAACTTTGGTTTAGGTTCTCTCGTTTCATTAGGAAAATTAATGGGATCCGTTTATATTACAATGTTTTTATTTATCGTTATCATTCTAGGTGCAATTGCAAAATATTATAAATTTAATATTTTTAGTTTTATAAAATATATTAAAGAAGAAATTTTACTTGTATTGGGCACATCTTCATCTGAATCTGCATTGCCAAAATTAATGCAAAAGTTAGAAAGATATGGTTGCTCTAAATCAGTAGTAGGACTTGTTGTACCAACAGGCTATTCATTTAACTTAGATGGAACGTCTATTTATCTATCAATGGCTGCTGTATTTATCGCTCAAGCCTACGGCATTGATTTAACAATCTGGCAATTGGCAACGCTACTAGGTGTTTTGATGTTAACATCTAAAGGTGCTGCAGGTGTTACGGGATCAGGATTTATCACATTAGCAGCTACATTAGCAGCATTTCCGATGATTCCTGTCGAAGGAATGGCACTAATTCTCGGAGTTGATCGCTTCATGTCAGAAGCGCGTGCTATTACAAATCTCATTGGAAATGGTGTAGCAACAGTGGTTGTTTCTAAAATGGAAAATGAATTTGATCCAGACGGATATGTTGAAAAAGAAGATGAAGTAGATTCTCCTACTATTGAATCATCTGTTCACATGGTAGCAAAATAA
- a CDS encoding D-psicose 3-epimerase — translation MKFGVYFAYWEQDWDTNYLKYVKKVSDLGFDVLEVGAAGIVNMSDEELYSLRSEAEKYNITLTAGIGLPKEYDVSSQDENVRQNGIDFMKKILVALHKAGIRKIGGTIYSYWPVDYTKPINKPEARKQSIESLKELADFAAQYEITLLIETLNRFEQFLVNDAKEAVELVRDIGKDNVKVMLDSFHMNIEEDFIGDAIRYTGDDLGHFHIGEGNRKVPGKGHMPWSEMGQALRDIKYDGCIVMEPFVRPGGIVGSDIKVWRDLSENADEAKMDADIKESLQFVKKEFLKNYNLVE, via the coding sequence ATGAAGTTTGGAGTCTATTTTGCTTATTGGGAACAAGATTGGGATACAAATTATCTTAAATATGTTAAAAAAGTTTCCGATCTTGGCTTTGATGTGTTAGAGGTAGGAGCTGCAGGAATTGTAAATATGTCTGATGAAGAATTATATTCTTTAAGGTCTGAAGCAGAGAAATACAATATCACTTTAACAGCAGGAATTGGACTTCCAAAAGAATACGATGTTTCCTCCCAAGATGAAAATGTTAGGCAAAATGGAATTGATTTTATGAAAAAGATTTTAGTTGCACTGCACAAAGCCGGTATCCGTAAAATTGGCGGTACCATCTATTCTTATTGGCCTGTTGATTACACAAAACCAATCAATAAACCTGAAGCTCGAAAACAAAGTATCGAGAGTTTGAAGGAATTAGCTGATTTTGCTGCACAATATGAGATTACGTTATTAATAGAGACCCTAAATAGATTTGAACAATTTTTAGTGAATGATGCAAAAGAAGCTGTTGAACTGGTAAGAGATATAGGAAAAGACAATGTTAAAGTCATGTTAGACAGCTTTCATATGAACATTGAAGAAGATTTTATTGGCGATGCCATCCGTTATACTGGTGATGATTTAGGACATTTTCACATTGGTGAGGGCAATCGCAAAGTACCCGGCAAAGGTCATATGCCATGGTCAGAAATGGGTCAGGCACTTCGTGACATCAAATATGATGGCTGCATAGTGATGGAGCCATTCGTTCGCCCAGGAGGTATCGTAGGTTCTGATATTAAAGTTTGGAGAGACCTTTCTGAAAATGCAGATGAAGCGAAAATGGATGCCGATATTAAAGAATCTCTACAATTTGTAAAAAAGGAATTTTTGAAGAATTATAATCTAGTAGAATAA
- a CDS encoding patatin-like phospholipase family protein, translating to MKADAVFEGGGVRGIAFVGAIQAMEEGNVEWERLAGTSAGSIIAALLACGYKSYEISEMLRDIDYSKLRGRTILNRIPIIGSFIELLIHLGFYKNDYIEAWMDSLLIEKGIQTFADLPDGKLKIIASDVSNGQMLVLPDDLVRYNMTPADLKISTAVMMSTSLPFFFRPVKWKLKDGKKSYILDGGLLSNFPIWLFDTEHPRFPTFGFRFVKEEVNIDPVIPTPIHLAKNIFKTMLQAHDIRHMSEETNERTIKIPTGSVNTTDFELNEEELEILYQSGYKYAKEFLAKWNFEQYKENRKKSKIKKEQKNERI from the coding sequence TTGAAGGCTGATGCAGTTTTTGAGGGTGGTGGCGTCAGGGGAATAGCATTTGTCGGGGCAATTCAAGCAATGGAAGAGGGAAATGTAGAATGGGAGAGACTTGCCGGGACATCGGCAGGTTCGATCATTGCTGCTCTTTTAGCATGCGGTTATAAAAGCTATGAAATAAGTGAAATGCTGAGAGATATCGATTATTCTAAATTACGCGGGAGGACGATTTTGAATCGGATTCCCATTATTGGAAGTTTCATTGAACTGCTCATCCATCTTGGCTTTTATAAAAATGACTATATAGAGGCATGGATGGATTCACTCCTAATCGAAAAAGGTATCCAAACATTTGCAGATCTTCCAGATGGAAAACTAAAAATTATTGCTTCAGACGTATCGAATGGACAAATGCTTGTTTTGCCTGATGATTTGGTAAGATATAATATGACCCCTGCTGATTTGAAAATTTCTACTGCAGTCATGATGAGTACTTCTTTGCCATTTTTCTTCCGTCCAGTTAAATGGAAATTAAAAGATGGGAAAAAATCCTACATTTTAGATGGCGGATTACTAAGCAATTTTCCAATTTGGTTATTTGATACTGAACACCCGCGTTTCCCAACATTTGGATTTCGTTTTGTGAAAGAAGAAGTAAATATAGATCCTGTTATTCCAACACCGATCCACCTTGCTAAAAATATATTTAAGACAATGCTTCAAGCCCATGATATAAGACATATGAGCGAGGAAACAAATGAACGTACTATTAAGATTCCAACTGGCAGTGTGAATACAACTGATTTTGAACTAAATGAGGAAGAGTTAGAAATTCTATATCAATCAGGTTATAAGTATGCAAAAGAGTTTTTGGCGAAATGGAATTTTGAACAATATAAGGAAAATCGAAAGAAATCCAAAATCAAAAAAGAACAGAAAAACGAGCGTATATAA
- the xylB gene encoding xylulokinase, giving the protein MTKYILAHDLGTSGNKATLFSENGKLIGSSVYSYPTDYFNGTWVEQDAEDWWEAVCITSKELIGSLGINPIDIAVVSFSGQMMGCLCVDKSGNPLRKAIIWADQRAQKQVAQIEEFITQKDFYHIVGHRNTASYGIQKLMWVRDHEPEIYEQTYKTLNAKDFIVSRLTGNFYTDYSDGNSNGCFDLVNLKWSDEIIEYAGIDPDKLPELKPSTFVAGGVIKKAAEATGLAEGTPVVIGGGDGVTASVGAGSISPGKTYCCIGTSAWITTASEKPIFDEEMRTVTWAHVVPGLYAPNGTMQTAGGAYNWLKNTICQYEIHEAEVNGKSPYDYMNAQIEQSSVGSNGVIFLPYLLGERAPRWDAGAKGAFIGLKSENQRGDLIRSVLEGVTMNLSIILDILRKHMDIDELLVVGGGAKGAVWRQIIADINNAKVIVPNLLEEAGSMGAAVTGGVGVGMYKDFSIINQFIEINHVHTPNTEAVLAYQPIKKIFDNCYFALKDVFAID; this is encoded by the coding sequence ATGACAAAGTATATTTTAGCTCATGACTTAGGAACATCGGGGAATAAAGCTACGTTATTTTCTGAAAATGGCAAATTAATTGGAAGTTCAGTCTATTCTTATCCTACTGATTATTTTAACGGCACATGGGTAGAGCAGGACGCAGAAGATTGGTGGGAAGCCGTATGCATCACAAGCAAGGAATTAATTGGATCTTTAGGTATTAATCCGATAGATATTGCTGTTGTTAGCTTTAGCGGCCAAATGATGGGCTGTCTTTGTGTAGATAAATCAGGAAATCCTTTGCGAAAGGCTATTATTTGGGCTGATCAACGTGCACAAAAACAGGTAGCACAAATTGAAGAGTTTATTACTCAAAAGGACTTTTATCATATAGTCGGACATCGTAATACAGCATCATATGGAATCCAAAAGCTTATGTGGGTTCGTGATCATGAGCCGGAAATATATGAGCAAACCTATAAAACCTTAAATGCAAAGGATTTCATTGTATCTCGGCTTACTGGGAATTTTTATACTGATTATTCAGATGGGAACAGTAATGGATGTTTTGATTTGGTGAATTTAAAATGGTCCGATGAAATTATTGAATATGCTGGAATAGACCCTGATAAACTTCCCGAATTAAAGCCATCAACCTTTGTTGCTGGAGGAGTAATAAAGAAAGCAGCGGAAGCAACAGGTTTAGCCGAAGGAACACCTGTAGTTATTGGCGGCGGCGATGGTGTAACAGCAAGTGTAGGCGCAGGATCCATAAGCCCTGGGAAAACTTATTGTTGTATCGGTACATCGGCATGGATTACGACCGCTTCTGAAAAACCAATTTTTGACGAAGAAATGAGAACGGTTACTTGGGCACATGTTGTTCCTGGATTATATGCTCCAAATGGTACCATGCAAACTGCTGGAGGAGCCTATAATTGGCTGAAAAATACGATCTGCCAATATGAAATCCATGAAGCAGAGGTCAATGGAAAGTCACCCTATGACTATATGAATGCACAAATTGAACAGTCTTCTGTTGGCTCAAATGGTGTTATCTTTCTTCCGTATCTTCTAGGCGAAAGAGCTCCAAGATGGGATGCTGGGGCAAAAGGTGCTTTTATTGGTTTGAAATCTGAAAATCAACGAGGAGATTTAATCCGTAGTGTTTTAGAAGGAGTAACAATGAATCTGTCGATCATTTTAGACATTCTCCGTAAACATATGGATATTGATGAATTGCTTGTCGTTGGCGGGGGAGCAAAGGGTGCTGTTTGGCGCCAAATTATCGCAGATATAAATAATGCAAAGGTTATTGTTCCAAATCTGTTAGAAGAAGCAGGAAGTATGGGAGCTGCTGTAACTGGTGGTGTAGGGGTAGGAATGTATAAAGATTTTTCTATCATTAATCAATTTATTGAAATTAATCATGTACATACACCAAATACAGAGGCTGTTTTAGCCTATCAGCCTATTAAGAAAATTTTTGATAATTGTTATTTTGCTTTGAAAGATGTTTTTGCAATTGATTAA